The Punica granatum isolate Tunisia-2019 chromosome 4, ASM765513v2, whole genome shotgun sequence genome has a window encoding:
- the LOC116205737 gene encoding pentatricopeptide repeat-containing protein At5g15010, mitochondrial isoform X1 produces the protein MRELIVRSGRKEKVYYWRRNGERIFREGIPYADRFAQSGTNWCPPLPLDHPSPSQPVTADQSLLTRAFAQTAAVRVRFFVSQTWRELYSVSWERRRRRRRMRGIMSIRRFDKAADFPMILRNAFSRLAGVHFCPSPHALDSPSPVMASASSPFCSEAASTASLPSFGSSAAASDHPSCSSLSRLSSAFPSDHSDEPGLAASAGIRVDDLDCSEEEAEEDDDEVGLLPESLLEKAPELHVKTIVDILRDPGHGLPEKKAALEHCIIAATSALVVEVLSRVRNDWEAAFTFFLWAGKQPGYTHCLREFHSMISILAKMRKFDTAWALIDEMRGRGDRPSMVTPHTLLIMIRKYCAVHDVGRAVNAFYLHKKYGLEAGIDEFQGLLSALCRYKNVQDAEHLMFCNRTVFPLNTKSFNIILNGWCNVIIRPRDGERIWREMGKRGVAHDVVSYASLMSCYSKTNSLNMVLKLFNRMKQQGISPDRKVYNAVIHALVKAKHVNEAVNLLKTMEEKGIVPNIVTYNSLIKPLCKARRLDEARKVFDEMLQRSLRPTARTFNAFLRILKTGKEIFELLEKMKDMGCPPCYDTYIMLIRKFCRWRQLDDVFRLWSEMSENGLFPDRSSYIVLIHGLFLNGKLEEAHKYYEEMKSKQFLPEPKTDEMLQAWISGREVAEWGTMENQSDCNQLNKTVTKKFDEERDFLRQPETRRVVRKQGYSFWEK, from the exons ATGAGAGAGCTCATCGTTCGATcgggaaggaaagaaaaggtgTATTATTGGAGAAGGAATGGCGAGCGCATCTTCAGAGAAGGAATTCCTTATGCAGATAGGTTCGCTCAATCAG GTACCAACTGGTGCCCTCCATTGCCGTTGGATCATCCATCCCCTTCACAACCCGTGACTGCAGACCAGTCTCTTCTCACTCGGGCATTTGCACAAACAGCTGCTGTTCGTGTCCGCTTCTTCGTTTCACAAACTTGGCGGGAGCTTTATTCAGTCAGCTgggagaggaggagaagaagaagaagaatgcgAGGCATCATGAGCATCAGAAGGTTCGACAAGGCGGCGGACTTCCCCATGATCCTCCGCAACGCCTTCTCCCGTCTAGCAGGTGTTCATTTCTGTCCATCTCCACATGCTCTCGACTCACCGTCCCCTGTAATGGCCTCCGCTTCGAGCCCCTTCTGTAGTGAAGCAGCCTCCACTGCGTCTCTTCCCTCTTTCGGGTCCTCTGCTGCTGCCTCTGATCACCCTTCTTGTTCTTCGCTGTCGCGCTTGTCTTCCGCGTTTCCGAGTGATCACTCAGATGAGCCGGGACTCGCTGCCTCCGCGGGCATCCGTGTTGATGATCTCGATTGCAgcgaagaagaagcagaagaagacGACGATGAAGTTGGCCTTTTGCCGGAGAGTTTGCTGGAGAAGGCTCCTGAGCTTCACGTGAAAACGATCGTGGACATACTCCGGGACCCGGGTCACGGCCTTCCGGAAAAGAAAGCAGCTCTCGAGCATTGCATTATTGCCGCGACTTCAGCTCTGGTCGTGGAGGTTCTCTCTCGGGTCCGAAACGACTGGGAAGCGGCCTTCACGTTCTTCCTCTGGGCAGGGAAGCAGCCCGGGTACACCCATTGCCTCCGGGAATTCCACTCTATGATCTCCATCCTCGCGAAGATGCGGAAGTTCGACACTGCCTGGGCCCTGATCGATGAGATGAGGGGGCGTGGCGACCGACCGTCTATGGTAACTCCTCATACCCTCCTGATCATGATTAGAAAGTACTGCGCCGTTCATGATGTGGGTCGGGCTGTGAATGCCTTCTACTTGCACAAGAAGTATGGGCTTGAAGCTGGGATTGATGAGTTTCAAGGTCTGCTGTCCGCCCTTTGTCGGTATAAGAATGTGCAGGATGCCGAGCACTTGATGTTCTGCAATAGGACTGTGTTCCCACTCAACACGAAGAGCTTTAACATAATACTGAATGGCTGGTGTAATGTGATTATTAGACCCCGGGATGGAGAGAGGATTTGGAGAGAGATGGGCAAGAGAGGAGTGGCTCACGATGTGGTCTCTTATGCAAGTCTGATGTCGTGCTATTCGAAAACGAATAGCCTAAACATGGTGCTCAAGCTTTTCAACCGTATGAAGCAGCAGGGAATCTCACCTGACAGGAAGGTTTACAATGCCGTCATTCATGCGCTTGTGAAGGCCAAGCACGTCAATGAAGCCGTGAATCTGTTGAAGACCATGGAAGAGAAAGGCATTGTGCCTAATATTGTCACGtataattcattaattaagCCTCTTTGCAAGGCCAGGAGACTCGACGAGGCTAGAAAGGTCTTTGATGAGATGCTGCAGAGGAGTCTTCGCCCAACAGCTCGCACTTTTAATGCCTTCCTGCGTATCTTAAAGACTGGAAAAGAGATATTTGAGCTCTTGGAGAAGATGAAGGATATGGGGTGCCCACCATGTTATGATACCTACATCATGCTGATCAGAAAATTCTGTCGATGGCGTCAACTTGATGATGTCTTCAGATTATGGAGTGAGATGAGCGAAAATGGACTATTTCCTGATCGTAGTTCTTACATTGTGCTAATACATGGGCTCTTCTTGAATGGGAAGTTGGAGGAAGCACACAAATATTACGAGGAGATGAAATCCAAACAGTTTCTCCCAGAGCCGAAAACAGATGAAATGCTTCAGGCATGGATTTCTGGGAGAGAAGTAGCAGAGTGGGGGACAATGGAAAATCAGTCGGATTGTAATCAGTTAAATAAAACTGTTACCAAAAAGTTTGATGAGGAAAGAGATTTCCTTCGGCAACCTGAAACCAGAAGAGTGGTGAGAAAGCAAGGATATTCGTTTTGGGAGAAGTAA
- the LOC116205738 gene encoding apyrase 2-like: MLKRPGRMHEDKIQKYRGVILVISVPLLLIGFVLLLLPSRSPSESIQEYAISSRKASPNGGGKTFAVVFDAGSSGSRVHVYCFDQYMDLIPIGKELELFVQLKPGLSAYANNPQEAANSLQSLLDKAESVVPRDLRSRTPVRVGATAGLRALGVEASDRILEAVRELLKGRSRLKSEPEGVTVLDGTQEGAYQWVTINFLLGNLGKKYSNTVGVVDLGGGSVQMAYAISEEDAAKAPRLSDGEDTYVKDMYLKGRNYHLYVHSYLRYGLLAARAEILKASGSVNPCILVGYEGSYKYGGVNYPVSASPSGSSMNGCRRVALKALKVNETTCTHMKCTFGGIWNGGGGDGQKNLFVASFFFDRAAEAGFVNPNQPVATVRPAEFEEAAKRACQTKLEDAKSVYPHVEEDNRPYLCMDLVYQYTLLVDGFGIDPWQKITLVKKVKYRNAFVEAAWPLGSAIEAISAL, encoded by the exons ATGCTGAAACGACCCGGCAGGATGCACGAGGACAAGATCCAGAAGTACCGCGGCGTCATACTCGTGATCTCCGTACCGCTCCTGCTCATTGGTTTTGTTCTCCTCCTGTTGCCGTCCCGCTCCCCCTCCGAGTCCATTCAGGAGTACGCCATCTCCAGCAGGAAAGCTTCTCCTAATGGGGGAGGGAAGACTTTTGCGGTGGTCTTCGATGCCGGTAGCTCTGGGAGCCGAGTCCATGTGTACTGCTTCGATCAATACATGGATCTTATACCAATTGGCAAGGAGCTCGAGCTCTTTGTTCAG CTCAAGCCGGGATTGAGTGCGTATGCCAATAACCCCCAGGAGGCAGCGAATTCTTTGCAGTCTCTGCTGGACAAAGCAGAAAGTGTTGTTCCTCGAGATTTGCGGAGCAGGACGCCCGTTAGAGTTGGG GCCACTGCTGGCTTGAGAGCGTTGGGGGTTGAAGCATCCGATAGAATTCTAGAAGCG GTCAGGGAGCTGCTGAAAGGTAGAAGCAGACTTAAATCTGAGCCTGAAGGGGTTACTGTCCTGGATGGCACTCAAGAAGGCGCTTATCAGTGG GTCACGATAAATTTTCTATTGGGAAACCTTGGAAAGAAATACTCAAATACAGTTGGAGTAGTTGATCTTGGAGGTGGTTCTGTTCAAATGGCATATGCTATCTCAGAAGAGGATGCTGCAAAAGCTCCAAGGCTCTCTGATGGAGAGGATACTTATGTCAAGGACATGTATCTGAAAGGAAGAAATTATCACCTTTATGTTcacag TTATTTGCGTTATGGGTTGCTAGCAGCTCGAGCAGAGATTTTGAAGGCTTCTGGCTCTGTTAATCCTTGCATCCTTGTTGGTTACGAGG GGTCTTACAAATATGGAGGTGTTAATTATCCAGTATCAGCTTCTCCATCAGGCTCAAGCATGAATGGGTGCAGGAGAGTAGCTTTGAAGGCTCTCAAAGTCAATGAGACAACATGCACTCACATGAAATGTACATTCGGTGGGATTTGGAATGGTGGAGGGGGAGATGGACAAAAGAATCTGTTTGTTGCATCATTTTTCTTTGATAGGGCCGCGGAG GCTGGTTTTGTTAATCCCAACCAACCAGTCGCCACAGTTCGTCCAGCGGAGTTTGAGGAGGCAGCTAAACGTGCTTGTCAAACTAAACTTGAGGATGCTAAGTCCGTTTATCCACATGTGGAGGAGGACAACCGCCCATATTTGTGTATGGATCTTGTGTACCAATACACATTGCTGGTCGATGGATTTG GCATCGATCCTTGGCAAAAGATTACACTAGTGAAGAAGGTTAAGTACCGGAACGCTTTTGTGGAAGCAGCGTGGCCACTGGGCAGCGCCATCGAGGCCATCTCTGCGCTATGA
- the LOC116205737 gene encoding pentatricopeptide repeat-containing protein At5g15010, mitochondrial isoform X2, giving the protein MRELIVRSGRKEKVYYWRRNGERIFREGIPYADRFAQSAAVRVRFFVSQTWRELYSVSWERRRRRRRMRGIMSIRRFDKAADFPMILRNAFSRLAGVHFCPSPHALDSPSPVMASASSPFCSEAASTASLPSFGSSAAASDHPSCSSLSRLSSAFPSDHSDEPGLAASAGIRVDDLDCSEEEAEEDDDEVGLLPESLLEKAPELHVKTIVDILRDPGHGLPEKKAALEHCIIAATSALVVEVLSRVRNDWEAAFTFFLWAGKQPGYTHCLREFHSMISILAKMRKFDTAWALIDEMRGRGDRPSMVTPHTLLIMIRKYCAVHDVGRAVNAFYLHKKYGLEAGIDEFQGLLSALCRYKNVQDAEHLMFCNRTVFPLNTKSFNIILNGWCNVIIRPRDGERIWREMGKRGVAHDVVSYASLMSCYSKTNSLNMVLKLFNRMKQQGISPDRKVYNAVIHALVKAKHVNEAVNLLKTMEEKGIVPNIVTYNSLIKPLCKARRLDEARKVFDEMLQRSLRPTARTFNAFLRILKTGKEIFELLEKMKDMGCPPCYDTYIMLIRKFCRWRQLDDVFRLWSEMSENGLFPDRSSYIVLIHGLFLNGKLEEAHKYYEEMKSKQFLPEPKTDEMLQAWISGREVAEWGTMENQSDCNQLNKTVTKKFDEERDFLRQPETRRVVRKQGYSFWEK; this is encoded by the exons ATGAGAGAGCTCATCGTTCGATcgggaaggaaagaaaaggtgTATTATTGGAGAAGGAATGGCGAGCGCATCTTCAGAGAAGGAATTCCTTATGCAGATAGGTTCGCTCAATCAG CTGCTGTTCGTGTCCGCTTCTTCGTTTCACAAACTTGGCGGGAGCTTTATTCAGTCAGCTgggagaggaggagaagaagaagaagaatgcgAGGCATCATGAGCATCAGAAGGTTCGACAAGGCGGCGGACTTCCCCATGATCCTCCGCAACGCCTTCTCCCGTCTAGCAGGTGTTCATTTCTGTCCATCTCCACATGCTCTCGACTCACCGTCCCCTGTAATGGCCTCCGCTTCGAGCCCCTTCTGTAGTGAAGCAGCCTCCACTGCGTCTCTTCCCTCTTTCGGGTCCTCTGCTGCTGCCTCTGATCACCCTTCTTGTTCTTCGCTGTCGCGCTTGTCTTCCGCGTTTCCGAGTGATCACTCAGATGAGCCGGGACTCGCTGCCTCCGCGGGCATCCGTGTTGATGATCTCGATTGCAgcgaagaagaagcagaagaagacGACGATGAAGTTGGCCTTTTGCCGGAGAGTTTGCTGGAGAAGGCTCCTGAGCTTCACGTGAAAACGATCGTGGACATACTCCGGGACCCGGGTCACGGCCTTCCGGAAAAGAAAGCAGCTCTCGAGCATTGCATTATTGCCGCGACTTCAGCTCTGGTCGTGGAGGTTCTCTCTCGGGTCCGAAACGACTGGGAAGCGGCCTTCACGTTCTTCCTCTGGGCAGGGAAGCAGCCCGGGTACACCCATTGCCTCCGGGAATTCCACTCTATGATCTCCATCCTCGCGAAGATGCGGAAGTTCGACACTGCCTGGGCCCTGATCGATGAGATGAGGGGGCGTGGCGACCGACCGTCTATGGTAACTCCTCATACCCTCCTGATCATGATTAGAAAGTACTGCGCCGTTCATGATGTGGGTCGGGCTGTGAATGCCTTCTACTTGCACAAGAAGTATGGGCTTGAAGCTGGGATTGATGAGTTTCAAGGTCTGCTGTCCGCCCTTTGTCGGTATAAGAATGTGCAGGATGCCGAGCACTTGATGTTCTGCAATAGGACTGTGTTCCCACTCAACACGAAGAGCTTTAACATAATACTGAATGGCTGGTGTAATGTGATTATTAGACCCCGGGATGGAGAGAGGATTTGGAGAGAGATGGGCAAGAGAGGAGTGGCTCACGATGTGGTCTCTTATGCAAGTCTGATGTCGTGCTATTCGAAAACGAATAGCCTAAACATGGTGCTCAAGCTTTTCAACCGTATGAAGCAGCAGGGAATCTCACCTGACAGGAAGGTTTACAATGCCGTCATTCATGCGCTTGTGAAGGCCAAGCACGTCAATGAAGCCGTGAATCTGTTGAAGACCATGGAAGAGAAAGGCATTGTGCCTAATATTGTCACGtataattcattaattaagCCTCTTTGCAAGGCCAGGAGACTCGACGAGGCTAGAAAGGTCTTTGATGAGATGCTGCAGAGGAGTCTTCGCCCAACAGCTCGCACTTTTAATGCCTTCCTGCGTATCTTAAAGACTGGAAAAGAGATATTTGAGCTCTTGGAGAAGATGAAGGATATGGGGTGCCCACCATGTTATGATACCTACATCATGCTGATCAGAAAATTCTGTCGATGGCGTCAACTTGATGATGTCTTCAGATTATGGAGTGAGATGAGCGAAAATGGACTATTTCCTGATCGTAGTTCTTACATTGTGCTAATACATGGGCTCTTCTTGAATGGGAAGTTGGAGGAAGCACACAAATATTACGAGGAGATGAAATCCAAACAGTTTCTCCCAGAGCCGAAAACAGATGAAATGCTTCAGGCATGGATTTCTGGGAGAGAAGTAGCAGAGTGGGGGACAATGGAAAATCAGTCGGATTGTAATCAGTTAAATAAAACTGTTACCAAAAAGTTTGATGAGGAAAGAGATTTCCTTCGGCAACCTGAAACCAGAAGAGTGGTGAGAAAGCAAGGATATTCGTTTTGGGAGAAGTAA
- the LOC116205595 gene encoding ricin B-like lectin EULS3, giving the protein MEFPFGHQSHSHTHTHHRRDDDDYEDRDRPPRDVPYPPPPQPPFDHPPPPYYGGGDEFPPPPPPSNVYHTSHVPPPYDPYPPPAQDSGYGNYPPYHRPQESEGFSDYPPQQPPSTVHHVSHETETHHSYRPHMPSFIHHHTSEQQPDSAPVVTVGGGGALASYFSSKSTVKVYCKAEPNYTLTVCDDKVILAPYNPNDPMQQWYKDEKFSTRVKDEEGFPCFSLVNKATGQAIKHSVGASHPVQLIPYSPEQLDSSILWSGGKDLGDGYRAIRMVNNVRLNLDAFHGDKKSGGVHDGTTIVLWQWNKGDNQRWKIATTH; this is encoded by the exons ATGGAGTTCCCGTTCGGGCACCAGTCTCACTCCCACACTCACACCCACCACCGCAGGGACGACGACGACTACGAAGACCGAGACAGACCGCCGAGAGACGTCCCGTACCCACCACCGCCGCAGCCACCCTTCGATCACCCCCCGCCACCTTACTACGGCGGCGGGGACGAATTCCCGCCACCTCCGCCGCCGTCAAATGTGTACCACACCTCCCATGTCCCCCCACCTTATGATCCCTACCCTCCCCCAGCTCAAGATTCGGGCTACGGCAACTACCCGCCTTACCATCGTCCCCAAGAATCGGAGGGCTTCTCCGATTACCCGCCTCAGCAGCCTCCTTCGACTGTTCACCACGTCTCTCATGAG ACTGAGACCCATCACTCATACCGACCGCACATGCCTTCATTCATTCATCACCACACTTCTGAGCAGCAGCCTGATTCTGCACCCGTTGTGACTGTGGGGGGAGGAGGGGCGCTTGCCTCGTATTTCTCCAGTAAATCCACTGTTAAGGTCTACTGCAAGGCGGAGCCTAATTACACCTTAACTGTCTGTGATGATAAGGTCATTCTAGCGCCTTATAACCCGAATGACCCGATGCAG CAATGGTACAAAGATGAGAAGTTCAGCACAAGAGTTAAAGACGAGGAGGGTTTCCCCTGCTTTTCCCTTGTTAACAAGGCTACTGGTCAGGCCATCAAACACTCAGTGGGAGCTTCTCATCCC GTACAACTGATACCTTATAGCCCTGAGCAACTCGACAGCTCTATCCTGTGGTCGGGGGGCAAGGACTTAGGAGATGGGTACAGAGCCATTAGAATGGTAAACAACGTCCGCCTCAATTTGGATGCTTTCCATGGTGACAAGAAATCTGGTGGGGTCCATGATGGCACCACCATCGTACTCTGGCAGTGGAACAAGGGCGATAATCAGCGCTGGAAGATCGCAACAACCCATT GA
- the LOC116205740 gene encoding NAC domain-containing protein 1 has product MTMKNPQSSLPPGFRFHPTDEELILHYLQKKVSSIPLPVSIIAEVDIYKFDPWELPDKAAFGEKEWYFFSPRDRKYPNGARPNRAAASGYWKATGTDKVIMTSASRGAQNENIGVKKALVFYRGRPPKGTKTNWIMHEYRLTESPCTLTPTNRPTRLKDSSMRLDDWVLCRIYKKLNALSPAAAVPTINLDQEEEECLISAQDTKLPGLTGVPSNSTGNTLMSQKSSSFSNLLDAMDYAMLSSFLSDSSTQLNSLSCLEPSDSTLTHVVAPNTDREHHMVPAISPSGPVIQNALKRQRAGIEAEMSHPSKKFPGPTCSFLTSGAAGTQFDVPGQYNYMFNTHSYLNQQLLLSPNVPFLG; this is encoded by the exons ATGACCATGAAGAACCCGCAGTCATCCCTGCCCCCCGGTTTTAGGTTCCACCCGACCGACGAAGAGCTAATCCTCCATTACCTCCAGAAGAAGGTGTCCTCGATCCCCCTCCCCGTCTCTATCATCGCGGAAGTCGATATCTACAAGTTTGATCCATGGGAGTTGCCAG ATAAGGCGGCGTTTGGTGAGAAAGAGTGGTACTTCTTCAGTCCTAGGGACCGGAAGTACCCGAATGGCGCCAGGCCGAACAGGGCAGCCGCCTCCGGGTACTGGAAGGCGACTGGCACGGACAAGGTCATAATGACCTCGGCGTCGAGGGGAGCCCAAAATGAGAACATCGGCGTCAAGAAGGCCCTGGTCTTCTACAGAGGAAGGCCTCCTAAGGGAACCAAGACTAACTGGATCATGCACGAGTACCGGCTCACGGAATCTCCGTGCACCCTCACCCCGACCAACAGGCCCACGAGGCTCAAGGATTCTTCGATGAGG ctCGATGATTGGGTGCTCTGCCGGATCTACAAGAAGCTGAACGCGCTGTCTCCTGCAGCAGCTGTACCAACGATCAATCTagatcaagaagaagaagagtgtCTCATCAGTGCTCAAGATACCAAGTTACCGGGCCTGACTGGTGTCCCGAGCAATAGTACCGGCAACACCCTCATGTCCCAGAAGTCATCATCTTTCTCGAACTTGTTAGATGCGATGGACTACGCGATGCTGAGCAGCTTCTTGTCCGATAGCAGCACCCAGCTCAACAGCCTGTCCTGTCTTGAGCCGTCCGATTCGACCCTCACCCACGTGGTTGCTCCCAACACGGACCGCGAGCATCACATGGTCCCTGCTATAAGCCCATCAGGCCCGGTGATCCAGAATGCACTGAAGAGGCAGCGTGCTGGCATCGAGGCTGAAATGTCCCACCCCTCGAAGAAATTCCCTGGCCCGACCTGCAGCTTCCTGACCAGCGGAGCTGCTGGCACCCAGTTTGACGTCCCGGGACAGTACAACTACATGTTCAACACCCACTCGTATCTGAACCAACAGCTGCTTCTCAGCCCGAATGTCCCATTCCTAGGATGA